A single window of Gossypium hirsutum isolate 1008001.06 chromosome A10, Gossypium_hirsutum_v2.1, whole genome shotgun sequence DNA harbors:
- the LOC107896750 gene encoding uncharacterized protein, translated as MASLCLLVFLLLCLPFISVAYRPGDIVPMSKMGQYHSSRTVWHDVIGKHCPIFAVNREVLIPIAKPTGYTGADPYKISFQVGKEKFLVPWLFLINRKSSEVPMIDMHLRYSGGDLHGVTAKIVDMPHHYVEIHPNIRKQFWDPQHWPKHVLVRYTWEEQSEIDVTSGFYVLFGSGLMLSFILSIYILQSSRDKLARFVMETVAESSAPGVGVAKVE; from the exons ATGGCGTCGCTGTGTCTTTTAGTTTTCCTGTTACTTTGTCTTCCTTTTATTTCCGTTGCTTACAGGCCAGGGGACATAGTTCCGATGAGCAAGATGGGTCAATACCATTCC tctAGAACTGTTTGGCATGACGTGATCGGGAAACATTGCCCAATTTTTGCCGTTAATCGGGAg GTGTTAATTCCTATAGCAAAGCCGACTGGTTACACGGGAGCTGATCCATATAAAAT ATCATTCCAAGTTGGGAAGGAGAAGTTTCTTGTTCCTTGGCTTTTTCTTATAAATCGTAAAAGTTCTGAAGTTCCAATGATTGACATGCATTTG AGGTACTCAGGTGGTGATTTGCACGGTGTCACTGCTAAAATTGTAGATATGCCTCATCACT ATGTTGAAATTCATCCAAATATTCGTAAACAATTCTGGGATCCTCAACATTGGCCAAAACATGTGCTTGTCAGATACACCTG GGAGGAACAATCAGAGATAGATGTGACATCTGGATTTTACGttctgtttggatcag GTCTAATGCTATCATTTATTCTCTCAATCTATATCTTGCAGTCATCAAGGGACAAATTAGCAAG GTTCGTAATGGAGACTGTTGCGGAAAGCAGTGCACCTGGAGTTGGAGTTGCAAAGGTCGAGTGA